TTTTGTAAGTAGAACTTATATTTTTCCATGTTACGTTTAAATTGTGCTGGTAATGCGGCACTTGATATTGTTGCAATAACAAAAATAAGTTTCTCATTACGTGAATAACTATGGGTAATCATGTTATCAATGAATTTAGTTATCATAAATGTTTTACCACTACCTGTTGGCGCAATAAATGATGAAATACCAAAATCATTATGGTATTGGCTTAAAAGTTTATTAACAGCTTGTTCTTGAATCTTTGTTAATGTCATTATTTCACCACCTTTAGTGGGTTTAATTTATATAAGATTTCTTCATTGGTTGGAATATCTGTTAAACCAAAATCTTCGAGCATTCGTTTAACATCATTTAAAACATTGCTTAAAAGTTCTTCTTGGTTAGAAGTTAATGGCGAAATATCATCGTATTTAATTTTGAAAACATCTAAATTAGAATTATATGGTTCATTTTTGTCTGTTCATTTAATTGTTTCTTTTTTAGTTCCAAAACCATGGCTTATTCTAAAAAGTCTTTCATAAGTTATGTTGTCAGCGATCTGGTTTTCGTTATTTGTTACAAGAGTATATGTTCTGTTTCCGTTGTCTTCGCGATTTAGTTTTTCAATTGCATGTCCAGTTGTACCGCTGCCTGCAAAGAAATCGAGGATACGTGCATTTTTATTTTGGTGTAGGTTTATTAAAAAAGTAATTAGATCAATTGGTTTAGCAGTCTTAAATTTTTTATCATTTTCTTCTTGGATTAATGATTCTAATAAATCATTGCCGTTTTTATTATTTAATGTTTGACCAAGAATTGTAGATTTAATTATTCAATCTAAAGTTCGTTTTTTAGTTTTTAAAATATATTTTTGATTATTGTAAAAGACCTCTAGATTGTATTTTTCTTTTTCTACTTTTTCTTTTGATCATCTTCAAACGCCTTGAACTTTTTTAATAATTGGTGGAAATAGTTCGTGTCAATCTTTTTGATATTTGGTACTTATTGAAAAATCTTCAGGGTTTATATAGATTGGAAAATATAGGTTAGGTCTTGTTTCTTTGTTGAAAATACTATTTGAGTTTTCTAAATTATTTTGTGTTATATATTCACCGAATTGATCTTTTTTAATTTCTGCCGTTCTTTCTTTATATATATTGGGCATTAATTTTGTGATTTCATTGTTGTTTAAGAGATCAAACTCAAAAGCATCACTTTTTTTATAACAAATTATGTATTCGTGGGTTAGTGCAAAATTCGTGTTTGCTTGTCTACCCTTTAAATTGGATACTCATGGCATTGAAGAAATAAAATTGTCTTCACCAAAAATACCATCCATTAAAACCTTTAAATAAGCTTGTT
The nucleotide sequence above comes from Mycoplasma sp. Pen4. Encoded proteins:
- a CDS encoding site-specific DNA-methyltransferase, whose protein sequence is MYIDPPYNTEATKEDGNSQDYENTGKFVYKDKFTQNGWLNMMNDRLILARDLLKEDGVIFVSIDDTEQAYLKVLMDGIFGEDNFISSMPWVSNLKGRQANTNFALTHEYIICYKKSDAFEFDLLNNNEITKLMPNIYKERTAEIKKDQFGEYITQNNLENSNSIFNKETRPNLYFPIYINPEDFSISTKYQKDWHELFPPIIKKVQGVWRWSKEKVEKEKYNLEVFYNNQKYILKTKKRTLDWIIKSTILGQTLNNKNGNDLLESLIQEENDKKFKTAKPIDLITFLINLHQNKNARILDFFAGSGTTGHAIEKLNREDNGNRTYTLVTNNENQIADNITYERLFRISHGFGTKKETIKWTDKNEPYNSNLDVFKIKYDDISPLTSNQEELLSNVLNDVKRMLEDFGLTDIPTNEEILYKLNPLKVVK